From the Meleagris gallopavo isolate NT-WF06-2002-E0010 breed Aviagen turkey brand Nicholas breeding stock chromosome 17, Turkey_5.1, whole genome shotgun sequence genome, one window contains:
- the SNRNP35 gene encoding U11/U12 small nuclear ribonucleoprotein 35 kDa protein isoform X1, whose protein sequence is MGAMNDWAPIAKEYDPLKAGSIDGTDEEPHDRAVWRAMLARYVPNKGVTGDPHLTLFVARLNLQTTEEKLKEVFSRYGDIRKIRLVRDLVTGFSKGYAFIEYKEERALLKAHRDANRLVVDQHEVFVDFELERTLKGWIPRRLGGGFGGKKESGQLRFGGRDRPFRKPINLPNVKNDFYGEGSAEKRNWSREGARDWRTRDREHERSREKRGPERERSWGWADSERERDSKEERSRGRERKDRDRKDRERDRSRERDAKKQRDDDKHR, encoded by the coding sequence CGATGAACGATTGGGCGCCCATAGCGAAGGAGTACGACCCTCTGAAAGCGGGGAGCATCGACGGCACGGATGAGGAGCCCCACGACCGTGCTGTGTGGAGGGCCATGCTGGCGCGTTATGTCCCCAACAAGGGCGTCACCGGAGATCCTCACCTCACCCTGTTTGTAGCGAGGCTCAATCTGCAGACAACGGAGGAGAAATTAAAGGAGGTCTTTTCCCGATATGGAGACATCAGAAAGATCCGTCTGGTTCGAGATCTGGTCACGGGATTTTCCAAGGGTTATGCATTTATCGAGTACAAGGAAGAACGCGCTCTGCTGAAGGCCCATAGAGATGCCAACAGGCTGGTTGTCGATCAGCACGAGGTCTTTGTAGACTTCGAACTGGAAAGAACTCTCAAAGGATGGATTCCTCGGAGGCTTGGAGGCGGTTTTGGAGGCAAAAAAGAATCCGGGCAGCTGCGGTTCGGAGGACGGGACAGACCTTTCCGGAAACCCATTAATTTGCCAAACGTGAAAAATGATTTCTATGGAGAAGgctcagcagagaaaagaaactggTCTCGAGAGGGAGCAAGGGACTGGAGAACAAGAGACCGAGAGCATGAaaggagcagagagaagagagggCCAGAAAGAGAGCGGTCGTGGGGTTGGGCTGAcagtgagagagaaagagactcgaaagaggagaggagcagagggagagagaggaaggacagagacagaaaggacagagagagagacaggAGCAGGGAAAGAGATGCCAAGAAGCAAAGAGATGATGATAAGCATCGATAG
- the SNRNP35 gene encoding U11/U12 small nuclear ribonucleoprotein 35 kDa protein isoform X2, producing MNDWAPIAKEYDPLKAGSIDGTDEEPHDRAVWRAMLARYVPNKGVTGDPHLTLFVARLNLQTTEEKLKEVFSRYGDIRKIRLVRDLVTGFSKGYAFIEYKEERALLKAHRDANRLVVDQHEVFVDFELERTLKGWIPRRLGGGFGGKKESGQLRFGGRDRPFRKPINLPNVKNDFYGEGSAEKRNWSREGARDWRTRDREHERSREKRGPERERSWGWADSERERDSKEERSRGRERKDRDRKDRERDRSRERDAKKQRDDDKHR from the coding sequence ATGAACGATTGGGCGCCCATAGCGAAGGAGTACGACCCTCTGAAAGCGGGGAGCATCGACGGCACGGATGAGGAGCCCCACGACCGTGCTGTGTGGAGGGCCATGCTGGCGCGTTATGTCCCCAACAAGGGCGTCACCGGAGATCCTCACCTCACCCTGTTTGTAGCGAGGCTCAATCTGCAGACAACGGAGGAGAAATTAAAGGAGGTCTTTTCCCGATATGGAGACATCAGAAAGATCCGTCTGGTTCGAGATCTGGTCACGGGATTTTCCAAGGGTTATGCATTTATCGAGTACAAGGAAGAACGCGCTCTGCTGAAGGCCCATAGAGATGCCAACAGGCTGGTTGTCGATCAGCACGAGGTCTTTGTAGACTTCGAACTGGAAAGAACTCTCAAAGGATGGATTCCTCGGAGGCTTGGAGGCGGTTTTGGAGGCAAAAAAGAATCCGGGCAGCTGCGGTTCGGAGGACGGGACAGACCTTTCCGGAAACCCATTAATTTGCCAAACGTGAAAAATGATTTCTATGGAGAAGgctcagcagagaaaagaaactggTCTCGAGAGGGAGCAAGGGACTGGAGAACAAGAGACCGAGAGCATGAaaggagcagagagaagagagggCCAGAAAGAGAGCGGTCGTGGGGTTGGGCTGAcagtgagagagaaagagactcgaaagaggagaggagcagagggagagagaggaaggacagagacagaaaggacagagagagagacaggAGCAGGGAAAGAGATGCCAAGAAGCAAAGAGATGATGATAAGCATCGATAG